From the Paraflavitalea soli genome, the window CTCACTAAATGTAACGAAAAACGACAAGCGCCCAAAAAACTCATATCCACATTGCTTTAAGTTTTCCTCTTCATGACAACCATGTACTGAAAGCCCTACACAGAAATACTTAACCAAGCGTTAACTCACGGAAAGGCATATATTGTTTACCCTTACCGGGCAACCCGTCGTTGATTGTCCTTAATCCATCCTTCATATACCCTGGCAGGCAAATCAGTCTTCCGCCCAATTACGTCACCCGTTCTATAGAGGCGCCCGGCATGGTTTGAATTTTGCAAGAAATGCTTTGCATTATGCAATGCACTGTTTGAACATTCACTGTTTCAGCCTGTTATTTTTATCTACACACATTTAAAATGTAAGAAAGATGAGCACAAAGACTATTACAACAACCTGGAACCTGGGCGGTGATCTTACCATCAACCGTTTAGGATATGGCGCCATGCAATTGGCGGGCAAAGGCGTTTTTGGCGAAGCCAAAGACCGCGAAGGAGCAAAAAAGGTATTACAAGCTGCTGTAGCAGGCGGCGTCAACTTTATTGATACGGCCGAAGCGTATGGGCCTAAGCTCAACGAATCGCTGATAGCCGACGCATTACATCCTTACCCCAAAGGGCTGGTTATTGCTACCAAGGGTGGCTTCGACAGGCCGGGTCCCGATCAATGGATACCCAACGGTCATCCCAACCATATCCGTGAAAACATTGAAGGCAGTTTAAAGAGACTGAAGGTAGATACCATCGACCTGTGGCAATTGCACCGCATTGACAGCAAAGTGCCCGTAGAAGAGACCCTGGCGCCGGTAGCGG encodes:
- a CDS encoding aldo/keto reductase, encoding MSTKTITTTWNLGGDLTINRLGYGAMQLAGKGVFGEAKDREGAKKVLQAAVAGGVNFIDTAEAYGPKLNESLIADALHPYPKGLVIATKGGFDRPGPDQWIPNGHPNHIRENIEGSLKRLKVDTIDLWQLHRIDSKVPVEETLAPVAAAVKAGKIRHVGLSEVNIEQIERAEKVVPIVSVQNLYNLGNRQWESVLDYTVKRNIAFIPWFPLASGPDTLADKIKGIAAAHNATVAQIALAWLLKRADNILLIPGTSSLSHLQENLEAGDIILTDKEFEALSK